Proteins encoded by one window of Pseudomonas sp. LS44:
- a CDS encoding response regulator transcription factor: protein MEKLLIVEFERNPHVVLADYLGFLGFHVLRAFSMAECLRALDLHDPALVLLDGSVEGINSSSLARQIRERGQHVGLLLVLARGDDAERIACLEAGADGYLIRPFSLPVLLAHVRSLLRRCALLAGRSVLVEIGPYRVDLVRRRIHRCDQEIPLTSGEFCLLVRLYEVRGQPVERHQLLESLRPSVADEGGDLRTVDTLIARLRRKLERNSNRPELIQTVYGKGYRLADERELELV, encoded by the coding sequence GTGGAAAAACTATTGATCGTCGAGTTCGAGCGCAATCCTCACGTGGTGCTGGCGGACTACCTTGGGTTCTTGGGCTTCCATGTACTGCGCGCGTTCTCCATGGCGGAGTGCCTGCGCGCGCTCGATCTACACGATCCCGCGTTGGTGCTGCTCGACGGAAGCGTGGAGGGTATCAACAGCTCGAGCCTGGCCCGGCAGATCCGCGAGCGTGGCCAGCACGTTGGTCTTCTGCTGGTGCTTGCCCGTGGCGATGACGCCGAGCGCATCGCCTGTCTCGAGGCCGGTGCCGATGGCTACCTGATCCGCCCCTTCAGCCTGCCTGTTCTGCTGGCTCATGTCCGTAGCCTGTTGCGGCGCTGTGCGTTGCTGGCCGGGCGCTCGGTGCTGGTGGAGATCGGCCCCTATCGGGTGGACCTGGTGCGCCGGCGTATCCATCGGTGCGATCAGGAGATTCCCCTCACCAGCGGCGAGTTCTGTCTCCTGGTACGATTGTACGAAGTCCGTGGGCAACCGGTGGAGCGCCACCAGTTGCTGGAGAGTTTGCGGCCCAGCGTGGCTGACGAGGGCGGTGATCTGCGCACCGTGGACACCCTGATAGCGCGTCTGCGGCGCAAGCTCGAACGCAACTCCAACCGGCCCGAGCTGATCCAGACGGTGTACGGAAAGGGCTATCGGTTGGCCGACGAGCGCGAGCTGGAGCTGGTTTGA
- a CDS encoding class I SAM-dependent methyltransferase, with product MPSCARSASAHISPSAHYTGYVWYRHQLSEPAFATAFGRFAHAALTPLAWGVRKIAGLDIERILLQRHLLIDARLHAAIEHGGVRQVVEIACGLSPRGRRFCQRYPQLRYLEADLPAMAARKRLLLHGEGWLDARHRVRDVDILAEQGELSLAALFAELDPREPVLVITEGLVNYFPLAPLEGFWTRLAEQLARFPQATYLTELYPDLREHPRYRQLRWGIDVVGRLTRGGYWLHYRDAAAISAAFQRCGFAQVAVLDPDQVDVELPSLPIPSMLRVIEAQVR from the coding sequence ATGCCTTCATGTGCCCGTTCCGCCAGCGCCCATATCAGCCCCAGCGCGCACTACACCGGTTATGTCTGGTACCGCCACCAGCTGTCCGAGCCGGCGTTCGCCACCGCGTTCGGGCGTTTTGCGCATGCTGCCCTGACGCCGCTGGCCTGGGGCGTGCGAAAGATCGCCGGGCTGGATATCGAGCGCATCCTGCTGCAGCGCCACCTGCTGATCGACGCCCGGTTGCACGCGGCGATCGAGCACGGCGGGGTGCGTCAAGTGGTCGAGATCGCCTGCGGGCTGTCGCCGCGCGGTCGGCGTTTTTGTCAGCGCTATCCACAGTTGCGCTATCTGGAGGCCGACTTGCCGGCCATGGCGGCGCGCAAACGGTTGTTGCTGCATGGCGAAGGCTGGCTGGACGCCCGCCATCGGGTGCGCGACGTGGACATCCTCGCCGAACAGGGCGAGCTAAGCCTGGCGGCGCTGTTCGCTGAACTGGACCCGCGCGAGCCGGTGCTGGTGATTACCGAGGGGCTGGTCAACTATTTCCCCCTGGCGCCGCTTGAAGGGTTCTGGACGCGGCTGGCCGAGCAGCTGGCGAGGTTTCCGCAGGCAACTTATCTGACCGAGCTGTATCCCGACTTGCGCGAGCATCCGCGCTATCGCCAGCTGCGCTGGGGCATCGATGTGGTCGGCCGGCTGACGCGTGGTGGCTATTGGCTGCACTACCGTGATGCAGCGGCGATCAGTGCGGCGTTCCAGCGATGCGGATTCGCCCAGGTCGCGGTGCTCGACCCCGATCAGGTCGACGTCGAGCTGCCGAGCCTGCCGATCCCGAGCATGCTGCGGGTGATCGAGGCGCAGGTGCGATAG